The sequence below is a genomic window from Desulfobacteraceae bacterium.
TACCGGTCGAAAATCTGAACGTCACCCTGGCAGTGGCGGGCGACGCCCTGGACGCCGCGTTCCGCGGCCGCCTGGCCGACTCCGACCTGGAGGGGCAGTTGGCGGTGACGGCAACCGGCGCCACGCCCAGCGTTCGGCTGCAGGCCGCCACCGGGCGCATCGATGCCGGGCAGGCGCTGCGGCAGCTGAAACTGCCCGAGGTCGTCGCCGGCAGTGCGGACAGAGTTCGTTTCGAGGGCCGCAGCGCGGGGCGCACACTGGGTGCGCTGCGCGAAGCGGCGGAGATCAGTGTCAAAATGTCACCGGCCAGGGTGACCTATTCCGGCAAGTTGATGTCCGAACCGCTGACGCTGGTCGTGGCGAATGCCGAGGTGAGCGTCAAGGCGGGGCACCCGGTTTCGGCTACCGTGGCCGGGACCTTGAACCAGGCGCCCTTCCATGCGGCCCTCGGCACCGGGACCCTCGCCGAACTTTTCCAAAAGGACGACCCGCTCCCCGTGCGGGCCACGATTCAGGCCGCGGATCTGGAGCTGGAGGTCGAAGGCACCGTGGCCCGGCCCTTCCGGCGGCAGGCGTTTGACCTTGCCCACGAGCTGGCGGGAAAGGATATTCAGGAACTTGATGCGCTGCTGGGCCTTGCGCTGCCTCTGCAGGGGGCATTCCAGGCCGCCGGCCGGGTTTCCGGGCGCGGCAAGCGGTTCACCCATGAAGGGCAGCTGCGCGTCGGAAAGAGCGACCTCCAGGTGGACCTGACCGTTTTGGAGGCGCCCGCGCGCCCCGAAGTTTCGGGTCGCATCCAGGCCGGGACGCTCCATTTGAGCGACCTGACGCCTCCGGAGGGGGGCGCGGGCAAGAAGCCGGCAGCGGACCCCTCGCGGGTCATCCCGGAGGTCCATTTCCCCACCGACTTTTTTGATTCGGTGGACCTGGATCTTGCGCTCGCGGCGGAGCGCATCGTCACCGAGGCCGGGGCGCACGCCGGTCTGGCCTCCACGCTGGGGCTGCGAAACGGCCGATTGCGCTTCTCTCCTGTGGTTACCGGTGCTGCCGGTGAACGGGTCGAGGGCCAGCTCGAGATCGATGTTGCGGCCACCCCGCCTGCGGTCACGTTGCGGCTGGACGCCCAGGGGCTGGACCTTCGGCTGTTGCAGCCCCAAACGCGGAATTCGGACCTGGTCACCGGACGCCTGGATCTGCATGCCGGTCTCGCCGGCAGCGGCGCCACGCTGCGCAGCCTGCTGGGCAATGCCGTCGGCCGCCTCACCCTGATTGCGGGAGAGGGCCGGATCACAGGCCGCGGCCTGGACCTCTGGGCGGCGGACCTCGTCCCGACGATGCTCTCGCCCCGCTGGCAGCGGGAAAACGTGACTGAAATGAATTGCACCGTTGCGCACGTCGAATTGAAATCGGGGCTGGTCGAGCTGGAGGATTTCATCCTGGACACCCGGCGCATCACGGTGGCCGGCAGCGGGGTGCTGAAACTGGAAACGGAAGGGCTGGATCTGTTGCTGGCGCCGCGTCCCAAGCGGCCGAGTCTGGTCAGCCTGGCCAAGCCGGTGGCCATCAGGGGCACCCTGGCCACGCCCCGGGTATTGGTTGCACCCCTCCCCAGCCGGCGCCGGCTCCTGCGCACGGGGCTGCTGGCCGGCCTGGTCAATCCGCTCTTCCTGCTGAGCGCTTTCAGCGACCTGGGCACCGGAGGGGGCAATCCCTGTGCGGCGGCCACCGCCCGCGCTTATCAAGCGGCCGGCATCGAACCGCCTTGAAAGTGGCGGCTATAGTGCGCCGGGCAAACGAAAAGACAAGCGAGAAAGCAAAGGCTCAGAAGATCTCGGGCCCGCTTTGGGGGAATGCATCGATGAAAAAACTGCTCTTCGTCGTGCTCATGTTATCTTTAACCGGTTGCTATTCCTTCGGCAGGGGAGTCGCCTCCAGGGTGATCGAAAACCTGGAAAAGGAAGACACCCGGCAATGTGAAATCCGCGGCAGCCAGTTCAACAGCATCGCCTCCTATCTGGACAAGGGGGAAGTCGTCAAGGTTCTGGTGGTGCACGGCATCGGCACCCATCGCCCCGGACACTCCGCCATCATCAGCGAGAATATCGCGCGCTCCCTGGGGCTGCACAATTTTTCGAAGCCCAAAGACGTTGCTATCATGAACCCCGGGAATCCGGCGCAAAGGCTGGCGAATCTGCGCATCATCACCATGCGCAACCCCGAGGGATCCCAAAAGCTCGTCTTCTACGAGCTGACCTGGTCGGAGATCACCGCGGAGCGTAAGCGGGTGTTGGATTTTGACACCTCCGGTGAATTCGCGCATCGCAGGGCCTCGTTCAACAATGCCATGAAGGCCTTCCTCAACGATGTCGGCCCGGATCCGATGATTTATGTCACCGACCCGGAGAACCTCATCCTGACGGCCACCCAACAGGCCATCTGCTGGATGCTGGCCGGCGGCGAAGGGGAGGAGATTAACGACACGCAGCGCAGCGTCTGCAGCGTTTCGTCGCTGGCCCGGCTGAGCAGTCTGGAAAAGTACAATATTGTCTTTATCACCCACAGTCTGGGAAGCCGCATCATCATGGACGCGCTGGGGGAGATCGTCGAAACGCTGGGTGACGATCAAATTGTGTCCGGCCACCCCGCCCTGGTTTCCAAAATGCAGGCAAAAGAGATGACCGTCTTTATGCTCTCCAACCAGATGCCGCTGTTGCAAATCGGTCTGCCGGCCCCCAAGGTTGCCGGCCAGATCGGCAGCTATTGCCGGGAAGGCGGCCGAAATTTTGCCAGGCGGGCGTTCAAAAAACTGGATATCGTGGCCTTCACCGACCCCAACGATCTTTTGAGCTATTCCATCACCCAGGATTTCGTCGATCATTACCTGGATTCCAGAATGTGCCCCGTGGTCACCAATATCTACATCAATGTCGCCGAGAGGCTGACGGCTTTCGGCGTCGATGTGGTCAACCCGATTGCCGCCCATGGCAATTACGATTCGGATGAGAGGGTGATCCAACTCATTTCCCACGGTAACACCGATTTCGATCAAAATGAGTTCCTCGCCGACCGCTGCCGCATGATCAGCATTGAAAATCCGTAGCGGTCTTATCAACCATGGGGACCCGACATGCACAACAAGGCCGATAGGTCAAATCTCGGCACGGTCGTTTCGGTGCGCGGCAGTGTCGTGGATATGCGCTTTGAAGCGCATTTGCCGCCGATTTACTCGTTGCTGCACGCCAAGGAAGGGGAAATTGCCATCGAGGTTTTGGCGCAACTCGACGCGCAGTGCGTGCGCGGGATCGCGCTGACCCCGACCCAGGGGCTTGCTCGCGGCATGGCGGTGAAAGACACCGGCGGGCCTTTGAAGACGCCGGTCGGCAAGGGAATTTTAGCCCGGATGTTCGACGTCTTCGGCAACGCCATCGACCGCCAGGCTGCGCCGACGGATGTTGCGTGGCGCTCTGTTCATCACGACCCGCCGGCGTTGGCGCGCCGTTCCACCAAGTCCGAGATCTTCGAGACGGGCATCAAGGTCATCGATGTGCTTCTGCCGCTGGAGCGCGGCGGCAAAGCGGGCCTGTTCGGCGGGGCGGGCGTGGGCAAGACGGTGCTGCTCACCGAAATGATCCACAACATGATCGGGTACCACGAAGGTGTCAGCATTTTTTGCGGTATTGGCGAACGGTGTCGCGAGGGCGAGGAGCTTTACCGTGAGATGAAGGCAGCCGGGGTATTGCCCAACATGGTGATGGTCTTCGGCCAGATGAACGAACCGCCGGGCAGCCGGTTTCGCGTGGGCCACGCCGCGCTGACCATGGCCGAGTATTTCCGGGACGACGAGCACCGCGATGTGTTGCTCCTGATGGACAATATTTTCCGGTTCATTCAAGCCGGCTCGGAGGTCTCCGGCCTGATGGGGCAGATGCCGTCGCGTCTGGGCTACCAGCCCACCATGGGCACCGAGTTGTCGCGGCTGGAGGAGCGCATTGCCAACACCGACACCGGCGCCATCACCTCGATCCAGGCGGTGTACGTGCCGGCGGACGATTTCACCGATCCGGCGGCGGTGCACACCTTCTCACATCTTTCCGCGTCGATCGTGCTCTCGCGCAAGCGGGCCAGCGAAGGTCTTTACCCGGCCATCGACCCGCTGCAATCCAGTTCCAAGATGGCCACGCCGGGCATCGTCGGGGAGCGGCATTACGGCCTGGCCCAGGAAATTCGGCGCACGCTCGCGCAATACGCGCAGCTCAAGGATATCATCGCCATGCTCGGCCTTGAGCAGCTTTCGTCGGAGGACCGTAACGTGGTCGCCCGCGCCAGACGGCTGGAGCGTTTTCTCACCCAGTCCTTTTTCACGACCGAGCAGTTCACCGGCCTGGAGGGAAAACTCGTCAGCCTCGAAGACGCGCTGGACGGTTGTGAGCGAATCCTGCAGGATGAATTCAAAGACTACCCGGAAAGCGCCCTCTACATGATCGGGGCCGTAGACGACGTGATCCGGAAGGCCAAACCCGGCACGCCTGGAGCTGAAACCAAAGCGGAGCCCAAAACCGAGGCCGGGGAAGAACCGGAGCCCGCGCCGGAACCGGAGGTCGCTCGTGCAGCAGCCGACACGCATGAATCTTAAGATTCTCCTGCCGTTTGGGGTCTTTGCCGAAAAAAGCCGCGTTGCGCGCATCGTTGCCGAGACCCGCAAGGGCGCCTTCGGACTCCTGCCCCACCGGCTGGACTGCGTCGCGGCGCTCGCGCCCGGGATTCTCACCTACGAAGACAACGCCGAGGGCGAGGCATACGTGGCCATCGATGAGGGGGTGCTGGTCAAAACCGGTTTGAATGTGTTGGTCTCGGTGCGCAACGCCATCGGCGGAACGGATCTCAGCCGGCTGCGCGCGGCGGTGGAGCGGGAGTTTCTGAACGTAAATGAACGGGAGCGGGACGTTCGTTTGGCGATGGCCAAAATGGAGAGCGGTTTTTTGCGCCGTTTGGCGGAGTTTCAGCATGAGTGAAAAACCGGAAAACAAGCGTGCAAAAGACCGAAGCACGTTAAGTCGGGAGGTCGGCGCCAAGGCGGCGCGCAAACTCCGTGCACAACGTCACGTCAAGCGAACCGTCTGGTTCGGATTCGGCATGATGGGGCTGATCGGCTGGTCGGTTGCCATTCCGACGCTGCTCGGTGCGGCGCTGGGCATCTGGCTGGACAATCGCTATCCAGGAAGCCGCTCCTGGACCCTGGCGCTGCTGGTTGCCGGCCTGGTGGTCGGCTGTTGGAACGCCTGGCATTGGGTGTCCAAGGAAGACAAGGCCATGCGGGAGGAGCAGGAGGAAAATGATGAATGAAATGCTCAAGTTGGTCGCGGCTTTGGCCTCGGGCCTTTTGCTCGGGGCTATTTTCTTCGGCGGCCTGTGGTGGACGGTTCGCAAGGGCGTTACGTCCAAACTGCCGGCCTTTTGGTTTTGCGGCAGCCTGTTGCTGCGAACCGGCATGGTCCTGGCCGGCTTCTACTTTGTCACCGGCGGTCATTGGCAGCGGCTGCTGGCGTGTCTCCTGGGATTTGTGATCGCACGGCGCATCGTGACGCGGCTGAGCGGTTCGCCGGGCAAAGGCCTCAAAGCCTCGGCAAAGGAGGCCGGCCATGCGGCTTAGCCCCGACGAGATCGTCTTCTGGCAATACGGGTTTCTCAAACTCAACGCCACCATTGTGTTCACCTGGGGATTGATGTTCGTGCTGGCCGTGGGGTCGAAATGGGTAACACGCAAACTTGCCACGGGTCACGAACGCTCTCGCTGGCAAAACCTTCTGGAAATGGTGGTCTTGGGCATCGAGAAACAAATCGAGGAGGTCGGCCTGAGTCAGCCTCGGAAATATCTCGGCTTTCTGGGCACGCTCTTCCTGTTGGTCGCCGCGGCCAGCCTCGGTACCGTCATTCCCGGCTACGAATCCCCGACCGGCTCGCTCTCGACTACGACGGCTCTTGCGCTGTGCGTGTTTGTGGCCGTGCCGTTCTTCGGGATCGCGGAGCAAGGCCTGGGCGGCTACCTCAATTCCTATATGAAGCCGACGGTTATCATGCTGCCGTTTAACATCATCAGCGAAGTTTCACGCACACTGGCCCTGGCCGTTCGGTTGTTCGGCAACATGATGAGCGGGGCGATGATTGTCGGCATCCTGCTCACGATTGCGCCCTTCATTTTCCCGATCATCATGACGGCTATCGGTCTGCTCACCGGCATGGTGCAGGCTTACATCTTCTTTATCCTGGCCACGGTTTACACCGCGGCCGCCACGCGCGTCCGCAAGAACAGGCCTGAACCCGATGCAGAACACTGAAATGTGAAAACCGATCAAAAAAGGAGACACTATGGATAGCATGACGATTATCGCGGTGATATCCATTGCCACTGCCGGCATCACCATGGCGTTTGGCACGATGGGCCCGGCGCTGGGGGAGGGCAAGGCGGTCTCGACTGCCCTCAGTTCACTGGCCCAGCAGCCCGATGCCTCCGCCACCATCACCCGGACCTTGTTCGTGGGGTTGGCAATGATCGAATCCACGGCCATCTACTGCTTCGTGGTCACGATGATTCTCATCTTCGCCAACCCGTTCTGGAAACACGTCATCGCCCAAGCCACAGGGAACTAACCCGATGCTAATCGATTGGTTCACCATCGTTGCGCAGGTGCTCAATTTCCTCATTCTGGTGTGGTTGATGAAGCGCTTTTTGTACAAGCCCATCCTTCATGCCATCGACGAGCGGGAGAAGCGGATCGCGGCGGAGCTGGCGGAGGCCCGGGCGCAAAAGGCCGAAGCCCGAAAGGAGCGCGATGCGTTCAAACAAAAAAACGAGGCTTTCGACCGGCAGCGCAGCGCCCTTTTGAGCAAAGCGACGGACGAGGCCCAGGCCGAACGCCGGCGGCTCCTCGACGAAGCGCGGCAGGCGGCCGACGCCTGGCGTGCCAAGCGCCAGGAAACGCTGATAAACGATGCCCATAACCTGAATCAATCCATCACCCGTCGGGCCCGCCAGGAAGTGTTCGCCATTGCCCGCAAGGCACTGACGGATCTGGCCGCGACAAGTCTGGAAGAGCGTCTGGGTGAGGTGTTCACCCGCCGCTTGCGAGAGTTGGACAGCCAGGCAAAAGCGAACCTTGCCGAGGCCCTTGAAAACGCCGCCGCGCCCGTCCTTGTGCGCAGCGCCTTTGATCTGCCCGCGGCGCAACGCACGGCGATCCAAACTGCCCTCAACGAAACCTTCGCGGCTGAAATCCCCGTCCGGTTCAAGACCGCGCCGGAGGTGATCAGCGGCATCGAGCTCACCACCAATGGCCAAAAGGTGGCATGGAGCATTGCGGATTACCTGGCGTCACTGGAAAAGGGCGTCGCTGAGCTTCTGACATCCAAGGACACGCCCGAGGCCAAAGCAGCGCCTGAATCCGAGGCACCTGGACCCGCGACCCAAGGAGCCGGTGAAGATGGAACCTGAGTGTCTTCAGGAGGTTTTCGACGGCCTATTTGCCGAAATAAGCCGGGTGCGGGAAGCGTTCACGCCGCGCCTCGCGCCACGGGAGGTGGGCACCATCACCAGCGTCGCCACCGGCATCGCCAAGGTGGCGGGGCTTCCCGGCGTGGGCTTTGATGAATTGGTGACCTTTCCCGGCGAGGTGCCCGGTATTGCCTTCAACGTGGATGCGGATGAAATCGGGGTCGTGCTGCTGGGCGAATACTGGCATCTGCACACCGGCGACGAAGTCCAGCGGACGGGCCGGGTCATGGACGTGGCCGTGGGCGACGGATTGCTGGGGCGCGTCATCGACCCGATCGGCCGGCCGCTGGATGGCAGCGGGCCGGTGGTCGCAAGCCGGCGTCTGCCCGTCGAGCGCCCCGCCGCGGCCATCATGGATCGCGCACCCGTCACTGCGCCGCTCCAGACCGGCCTCAAAGTCATCGATGCCCTCATTCCCGTTGGGCGCGGCCAGCGCGAACTGATTCTCGGCGACCGCCAGACGGGCAAGACCGCCATTGCCATCGACACCATCCTGAATCAGCGCGGCAAGGACGTCCTGTGTGTCTATTGCGCCATCGGTCAGCGCGCGGCCGGCGTCGCCAAGACCGTGGCCACCCTGCGGGAAAAGGGCGCGATGGCTTACACCGTCATAGTCGTGACCGAGGGCAACGATCCGCCGGGGCTCGCCTACATCGCTCCCTACGCCGCCACCAGCATCGCGGAGGCTTTCATGGAGGCCGGCCGGGATGTCTTGATCGTTTACGACGATCTGACCCATCACGCGCGCTCCTACCGCGAGCTGTCTCTGTTGCTGCGCCGTCCGCCCGGTCGCGAAGCCTTTCCCGGTGATATTTTCTACATCCACTCTCGTCTGCTGGAGCGGGCGACGCACCTGCGCCCGGAACTCGGCGGCGGTTCGCTCACCGCGCTGCCCATCATCGAAACCGAAGCGCAAAATATTTCCGCCTATATCCCGACCAACCTGATCTCCATTACCGATGGGCAGATCTACCTTTCGC
It includes:
- a CDS encoding ATP synthase subunit I — protein: MMNEMLKLVAALASGLLLGAIFFGGLWWTVRKGVTSKLPAFWFCGSLLLRTGMVLAGFYFVTGGHWQRLLACLLGFVIARRIVTRLSGSPGKGLKASAKEAGHAA
- the atpD gene encoding F0F1 ATP synthase subunit beta; this encodes MHNKADRSNLGTVVSVRGSVVDMRFEAHLPPIYSLLHAKEGEIAIEVLAQLDAQCVRGIALTPTQGLARGMAVKDTGGPLKTPVGKGILARMFDVFGNAIDRQAAPTDVAWRSVHHDPPALARRSTKSEIFETGIKVIDVLLPLERGGKAGLFGGAGVGKTVLLTEMIHNMIGYHEGVSIFCGIGERCREGEELYREMKAAGVLPNMVMVFGQMNEPPGSRFRVGHAALTMAEYFRDDEHRDVLLLMDNIFRFIQAGSEVSGLMGQMPSRLGYQPTMGTELSRLEERIANTDTGAITSIQAVYVPADDFTDPAAVHTFSHLSASIVLSRKRASEGLYPAIDPLQSSSKMATPGIVGERHYGLAQEIRRTLAQYAQLKDIIAMLGLEQLSSEDRNVVARARRLERFLTQSFFTTEQFTGLEGKLVSLEDALDGCERILQDEFKDYPESALYMIGAVDDVIRKAKPGTPGAETKAEPKTEAGEEPEPAPEPEVARAAADTHES
- a CDS encoding F0F1 ATP synthase subunit epsilon, whose translation is MNLKILLPFGVFAEKSRVARIVAETRKGAFGLLPHRLDCVAALAPGILTYEDNAEGEAYVAIDEGVLVKTGLNVLVSVRNAIGGTDLSRLRAAVEREFLNVNERERDVRLAMAKMESGFLRRLAEFQHE
- a CDS encoding alternate F1F0 ATPase, F1 subunit alpha, encoding MSRVREAFTPRLAPREVGTITSVATGIAKVAGLPGVGFDELVTFPGEVPGIAFNVDADEIGVVLLGEYWHLHTGDEVQRTGRVMDVAVGDGLLGRVIDPIGRPLDGSGPVVASRRLPVERPAAAIMDRAPVTAPLQTGLKVIDALIPVGRGQRELILGDRQTGKTAIAIDTILNQRGKDVLCVYCAIGQRAAGVAKTVATLREKGAMAYTVIVVTEGNDPPGLAYIAPYAATSIAEAFMEAGRDVLIVYDDLTHHARSYRELSLLLRRPPGREAFPGDIFYIHSRLLERATHLRPELGGGSLTALPIIETEAQNISAYIPTNLISITDGQIYLSPSLFELGVLPAVDVGKSVSRVGGKAQRAAYRAVAGDLKLAYAQFEELETFSRFGARLDENTRKIIDHGRRIRACLKQPESAPASLPAQITVLLALTADLFDDVPLDRMTAAEQAVRKAAAQIPANIRERLDTADQLSDEDRETIIKIARQALEAFAPEASPISEPEPKHPEA
- a CDS encoding F0F1 ATP synthase subunit C yields the protein MDSMTIIAVISIATAGITMAFGTMGPALGEGKAVSTALSSLAQQPDASATITRTLFVGLAMIESTAIYCFVVTMILIFANPFWKHVIAQATGN
- a CDS encoding AtpZ/AtpI family protein → MSEKPENKRAKDRSTLSREVGAKAARKLRAQRHVKRTVWFGFGMMGLIGWSVAIPTLLGAALGIWLDNRYPGSRSWTLALLVAGLVVGCWNAWHWVSKEDKAMREEQEENDE
- a CDS encoding F0F1 ATP synthase subunit delta; the encoded protein is MLIDWFTIVAQVLNFLILVWLMKRFLYKPILHAIDEREKRIAAELAEARAQKAEARKERDAFKQKNEAFDRQRSALLSKATDEAQAERRRLLDEARQAADAWRAKRQETLINDAHNLNQSITRRARQEVFAIARKALTDLAATSLEERLGEVFTRRLRELDSQAKANLAEALENAAAPVLVRSAFDLPAAQRTAIQTALNETFAAEIPVRFKTAPEVISGIELTTNGQKVAWSIADYLASLEKGVAELLTSKDTPEAKAAPESEAPGPATQGAGEDGT
- a CDS encoding F0F1 ATP synthase subunit A, which gives rise to MRLSPDEIVFWQYGFLKLNATIVFTWGLMFVLAVGSKWVTRKLATGHERSRWQNLLEMVVLGIEKQIEEVGLSQPRKYLGFLGTLFLLVAAASLGTVIPGYESPTGSLSTTTALALCVFVAVPFFGIAEQGLGGYLNSYMKPTVIMLPFNIISEVSRTLALAVRLFGNMMSGAMIVGILLTIAPFIFPIIMTAIGLLTGMVQAYIFFILATVYTAAATRVRKNRPEPDAEH